One Lytechinus pictus isolate F3 Inbred chromosome 11, Lp3.0, whole genome shotgun sequence genomic window, aaaaagtactttatgtgtttagatgtaattctaacatcatcatcatgcgcttggcactcgcattagatgactatggtgagatatgtgtactcATAATGGATTCCTTGaaaaaatagtccttatatgtccctgtttggggtcaatatatacaaaaatttcagctcgcgcttcgcgctcgcactgtttgtttagcgagaaaggtacatatcatgattacaaaaatgtgcttataatgtctctttttgggtctgaatatcaaaaaatgtcAGCTTTCGCTCGCATTacgtgatcagtgagatacatatccatttaatggcactgtccttaaactATCTTTATTAGGTCAGTTTAAGTCAGTATACcaggcaactgagcgcgcttcgcgcgctcactaagtgactaattttttttcgggtgcccccccaatgccgtgacccacggtacgccactgctccgtataagatcaacaaaagatACGGGGTCATAGAAAGAGCTTGGATTTCAAATCTACATTCTATACTTCCTGTGGCGTACAACATAGTCAGAATTCTCTTATCTCATTCTTTTTCTCTAACTTCCGGTTATTTGCCACTTGTCTTTTTTTATAGGTAGAAGCGGAGACAATACTTGGAGTTGGTAACCCGAGTCCAGACCAACCTTTGATTAGGCTTACATCAGAAGGCAGTAAGACAATCATTTGACCTTATTATTTCAATAACACCGCATTGATTATAGATGACGGGATATCACGGGAACATACAAGCTCGCAAAGTTTACCCAGGACTTCTAGCCAATTTCCTTTTTAGGGTGCATGAACACAGATAGCTTTAGAGTTAAAACTTCAATTTTATGGCATAAGTATGTATTCGTGGTGGATGAAGTATAAAGGGACGTTAATtctaaaaaaatttgaaaggCAGTCTGCGAGGGTGCATTTAGCGACCAAGTGAGAAAATTTTCGAATTTGAATAgtaaaaacattgattttagAGCACTTGACATCATTAATAAAATACCGCATTAATCCATACATATAGGACCTACATCTATTTGCTTTTCTTtgtggttgattttttttatgtgtatgtggggggggggggcttcagtcccCAAAGGCCCctctcccccaaaaaaaaccgcGTCTGAAGACAAACATAGATATTGCCAATTGATTATTGAGTAATGTTTGAAAATTCAGAGAATAACAATGTCGTTATATGCtgcaaaaaatgattaaaaacatgAATTCTGTACTTCTGCAAATATTTGTAAACATCTGTAAATTTCAGTCAAAGAGTAAAACAAATGAATAGCGGAGACATTTATCTGCCAGCTCTTCTCATTGGTAATTCTTTGACATCAGGTGCCTGTTTCATAAACTATGGTATGGTAACtttgcaactaccatggcaacactgAGGACTCAGCAACCAATAACAACGAAGGCTTTTCATGGTAGTTACAATATAATACTTGGCATAGTTACCGTGGTGTCATTATTAAAGGGAATGGGCAAAGACAGATGGAAATAAAGTTCACTGTAATTTGTTTTTGCTATTCCTTTTCATAAAGATATacatttttaatcatgttttttttaacagctCCCTCTGCAATTGAGTCTGTGTCGTACACTTCTTTTACACACTCCTTGCGCTTTGAGTGGGATGAACCTTCGTGTGAAAACCTACATGATGATCTAAAGGAATACCAGTATGATCTCTATGACACTGACAGAAATATGTATATTAGGTATCAAATATCGGTACGAGTTAACTATGTACTTATCCCTGGACTTGATGCTTGCACCAATTATCGCTTCAGAGTAAGAGTAGTTACCGCCACCAATAATAAGAGTAGATGGCTTATGAAGTTCGCACAGACAAATGTATCAGGTTCGTGAAATAAGTATTACGTATTAGCACATCCTAACACTTATAAGtctaaatatgtttattttattatttgcacATTTTCCATGTATTGATGAAGTAATGTACATGAAGGGAATAGTTTCCTGAATTAATGTGTCAAGGCATGTCATATATACTGGGAAAAATAAATCCGCTCTTGCGTTTTCCTATACAAACATGTCTGTTGGCATGACATCAGACAGGCATTTCCTCTGTTCAAATGAACATAACTCGTAGTAACAAGCATATCTACATcggtggggagggagggggtgtcATTCTCCAGAAGGTCTGCTGTGCATCAGCGTGTGGATGTATCGTGGCAAAGTGGTATAATGTGCCTGATTAGACATATGAAAGGCCAGGGTTCGATCTCCAGCCATGACACTTATACCAGTGAGCACATCATTAAATCGACAGTGCTCTTTTAttctacattaaaaaatgaaaatgctgcacgcattcttggtaactatgTGTGGACATGTGTACACAGAAAGTGTCAAAAGGGCCAATTCCAGGCACCATAATGTCTTTGACGTCTTTTGGAAAAAGAGTTGTTTATTTAAGCAACATTTAAAGGTTAACCCGCTCCACTCAGAGAACGAGATAACTCGTGCAAAGGGTGTGTAACTTGAATGGACACAGATGGGGGAAGGCCATATGGTAAAGACCCCATGAAACATCAGCAATCAAGAGACAAAAGACCATTGCTGAAAAGcctacttttttattattgtcttgaaaaatatttcaagttCATTTTTCTTGTATTACTAGTATCAAATGAACTCGTTTTTAGGACCTGCAAGTGTAGAATCCTTACAGACGTCATCATCTATCACCCAAATTGTTGTCAGCTGGGAACTGTCATCATCAAGCCTATGCTCTCCTGACAGCTTCATCATACGTTATAGCCTCTATCAAAAGCTGGCCTGTCCATCACCAGACACAACACCAACTGAATATGAAGTGAGCACCACCTCTACACGATACACGTTAGTTGGTTTGGAGCCATACTCGCGGTACAGCATTGCGGTTATAGCAGTTAATGGTGTTGGGCAGAGTGAACCGATGACTGAAACTACGGATACCGGACCTGGAGGTGGGTATTGTTCACCCCCCTCCCCACACTTAAAAATCAGTAATTAAAATGCAGTATATTTGTAGTTACTGCTGTATTATTTGGGAAAAGGGTGGTTGTATCAAGGACTCTAGACAGAACTTTCTTTTCTACTCGCACTGTAagattatcatttatcatttgcAATCAGTCTCAGTGGATATGAATAACTAAATAACTAAAAAGAATTCTcctcaaattattatttataatatatCCATATACTTATacacacatatacatatatatatattgcagtTCAAGTTATATATCTCCGATTTCTACTCAACACTAACAACGTTTTTGTAATCAGATACGCTTACTATTTGGAAAATGTCTTCTAATGATTAATAAGTAACAGTTATAATGAAGTCAGGCATATGTATGTGGGATGCTTTCACATAGAACTTCATACACTCTTGCATCTGACTATTTCAGAAGTAATTTATATTTGATGCCTGTTTGGGTATACCAGGCAAAGAAATTGtctatcaaaataatttagttGTCTGACACATGAACGAAGCCCATGTACAGTGAAGATATAAACCTTCAGCAAATAGCAAGTTAGATTtctcttatgtattatattttttctgatgtactcttttttcaattttagcaCCGTCAACCATCGGTCGCTAAATGTACCCTCGCAAAAATAACATCTAAATGCAGGATACACCAATGCTCTTTAAAGTACGAGCACAGAAATTCATCGATCTCCAGCAATATAGTCcggaatttgacaagcaaaaaaaaaggtcttcaatcaaaaataaaggttttcgtatcagaaaaaaaattgacaagctaaaaaaaaagtttttcaagctcgtcaggctagctcgtcaggggggggggggcactaaaGGTCTTTGAGCTCgtcagggggagggggaaaggtctttcaagctcgtcagggggggggggcagggatatgtcttttgtataagttgtgactcgtcggggggggggggggtgttacacccacaaatgtaataatcgcccacaaatgtaataacgcccacaaatgtaataacactttacccacaaatgtaataacgcccacaaatgtaataacactttacccacaaatgtaataattttgatcgcccacaaatgtaataatgactttacccacaaatgtaataaatttgaagggatttttggcgaatccgttctaaactgaaatcctatagtaatacgttAATATAgctcaaaagtgcaaagtctttttttccagacccggttaataaagaaaatataatataatccaaagtctttttttccagaccaagttgttaaaaaaattataatataagttcaaagtctttttttacagacccggttgttaaaaaaattatgatataagtccaacgttttttttccatacccggttgtttcaaaaattataatataagttcaaagtcttttttccagacccggttgtttaacaaaaaatatagaataagttcaaagtctttttttacagacccggttgtttcaaaaattataatataagtccaacgttttttttccatacccggttgtttcaaaaattataatataagttcaaagtcttttttccagacccggttgtctaaaaaaaattataatataagtccaaagtcttttttccagacccggttatttaaaaaaatatgtccaaactaagatatgataatgatattccagtggaataaaaatgagaatcgagcttagtctttttccagacccagttaattaaaactggtggaattagtgtctttgttgttgttttcacttATACAGcgcatattgtgaatatatgcgctaagagtaaattgagaatcaagcatagtcttttctccagacccggtaactaaaaactaaaaccctatagtaatgtgttcgtatagcacaaaagtgcaaagtcttttttccagacccggttgtttcaaaaattataatacaatttcaaagtcttttttccagagtCCTAACtgaaacaacaaaacaaagacctatggtgtagtctttgttccagactcagttatttcaaaataggaaattataagaaacaataaaaacaaactatCTATAtcaacaaagaccccacaatatcattgatgtagaataacgttgttattgttatcttgggttttaaggTGCGTACTATTCAGATATGAAcatttacgcctatgattaatttgtcgtttccgtggtatgcgttatcacagggTTTTAATAGTTTAGAAGATGCTGGGGTTAAGTTCTGagattaaagtttcgcttaatttgtatttttcagagaactgggtgtggggtacagacaacactctaaacccaagcatGTTAACTgggcttaattttgaaatttggtcttagtttttttttcttcaatatttctttattttttaaataaccgggtctagacgaaagactaagcataatactcgtgttattccacaggaataagaatacGACAAAGTCTTGTGTTTTTAagactgtttgaattattttttaaatgactgggtctggaataaagacaacgctctaaacatgtgcttttctacatggtcttaatttggaggattgttggttcttagattcgttgttggggttgggttttattgcttttttattcttgaaataactgtgtctggaggaaagtctacaatcgatcttcatgttattccacagtaattagattattgggtattcgttttagaatatttgtaaaaactatcttttttttcaaataataaccaagtctggagaaaggatgtttgctatacccatgcattattacaatgttttgtaagggtcttagtattatttaaaaaaaaaactgggtgcggggtaaatacatatttttacacTCAGTTACACCCAGTAAgggtgtaacttttgaagattggtcttagatttgaactgttgaagtttttttaattcatttttttaaataaccgggtctggagaaaagagtacgttttaaaactcgtgttattccagaagaataagaatatgatatagtcttacgttagaagaatttttttggtaattttttttaatgattaggtctggaataaagacaatgctctaaacctctttttaaaacaggttcttaggttgaaggattgtttggtcttagatttggaattttcttattattactgTAAGCGTtattttgaaggaaataaaataaatgggtctggctgaaagactatgctatatgtccatgttatccagcattaataagattatggggtctttatactgtttttgttgttgttgtattgttatttataattttcgaataaCTGGGTTTGGataaaagactaagctcgatttttatttttattccactggaatatcattatggtatcttagtttggacttatattataatttttgaaataactgggtctggaaaaaagactttggacttatgttttaatgtttgaaacaaccggtctggaaaaagactttggacttatattataatttttgaaacaaccaggtcttgAAAAAAAGACTTAATTTAGACTTATGTCATAAATATCtaattaaccaggtctggaaaaaaaacttagcacttttgtgctatatgaacgcactACTATAAggatttagttttaagtaaccgggtgtgGAGAAAGACTACGcctgattctcaatttactcttagcgcatatattcacaatacgcacCGTGTAagttcaaacaacaacaaagacattaattccatcagttttaattaactgggtctggagaaaagactaagctcgattctcattttcattccactgaaatatcattatcgtatcctagtttggatttatttcatatttttttaaataaccttgtctggaaaaaaaaagactttggacttatattataatttttgaaacaaccgggtctggaaaaaagattttaaattatattataatttttgaattaatcgggtctggaaaaaagactttgcacttttgtgctatatgaacgcattactataggattttagtttaaaacggattcgccaaaaatcccttcaaatttattacatttgtgggtaaagtcattattacatttgtgggcgatcaaaaattattacatttgtgggtaaagtgttattacatttgtgggcgttattacatttgtgggtaaagtgttattacatttgtgggcgttattacatttgtgggcgttattacatttgtgggtgcaacagggggcagactgccctcccccgtaggtacgctagtgttttAGAGCACTTGAAATCATGAATAGAATACCGCATTAATCCATACATATAGGACCTACatctatttgtttttctttgtggtTAATTTttctatgtgtgtgtgtgtggggggggggggagggggcttcagtccccaaaggccccctcccccaaaaaacttCGTCTGAAGACAAACATAGATATTGCCAATTGATTATTgagtaattgttgaaaattcaGAGAATAACAACGTCGTTATATGCtgcaaaaatgattaaaaacatgAATTATGTACTTCTGCAAATATTGTAAATATCTGTAAATTTCAGTcaaagaataaaacaatttaaaagcGGAGACAATTATCTGCCAGCCCTTCTCATTGGTAATTCTTTGGCATCAGGTGCCTGTTTCATAAACTATGGTATGGTAACTTTGCAACTACCATGTCAACACTGAGGACTCAGCAGCCAATAACAATACCaattatattttcctttttaatcccttttcataaagatatacatgtttaatcatgtttttttttaacagctcCCTCTGCAATTGAGTCTGTGTCGCACACTTCTTCTACACACTCCTTGCGCTTTGAGTGGGATGAACTTTCGTGTGAAAACCTACATGATGATCTAAAGGAATACCAGTATGATCTCTATGACACTGACAGAAATATGTATATTAGGTATCAAATATCGGTACGAGTTAACTATGTACTTATCCCTGGACTTGATGCTTGCACCAATTATCGCTTCAGAGTAAGAGTAGTTACCGCCACCTATAATAAGAGTAGATGGCTTATGAAGTTCGCACAGACAAATGTATCAGGTTCGTCAAATAAGTATTATGTATTAGCACATCCTAACACTTATAAGTCTAAATATGTTTCTTTTAGTTATTTGCACATTTTCCATGTATTGGTGAAGTAATGTGCATGAAGGGAATAGTTTCCTGAATTAATGTGTCAAGGCATGTCATATATACTGGGAAAAATAAATCCGCTCTTGCGTTTTCCTATACAAACATGTCTGTTGGCATGACATCAGACAGGCATTTCCCCTGTTCAAATGAACATAACTCGTAGTAACAAGCATATCTACATcggtggggagggagggggtgtcATTCTCCAGAAGGTCAGTGTGCATCAGCGTGTGGATGTATCGTGGCAAAGTGGTATAATGTGCCTGATTAGACATATGAAAGGCCAGGGTTCGATCTCCAGCCATGACATTTATACCAGTGAGCACATCATTAAATCGACAGTGCTCTTTCTACAttctacattaaaaaataaaaaaatgctgcacgcattcttggtaactatgTGTGGACATGTGTACACAAAAAGTGTCAAAGGGCCAATTCCAGGCACCATAATGTCTTTGACGTCTTTTGGAAAAAGAGTTGTTTATTTAAGCAACATTTAAAGGTTAACCCGCTCCACTCTGAGAACGAGATAACTCGTGCAAAGGGTGTGTAACTTGAATGGACATAGATGGGGAAGGCCATATGGAGAAGGATTCCTCGGATAACTGcttacaggtacatgtattgtattgtatttattttccgtcaattaaaaattacaacaacaatagatatatttacaattacaaaaatgatCATTAAAAAGACGGAGGGATTACCCTACTCAGCGTTGATAACATATCAACGCTGTTTTACAGCGGGGTACAGGTCGGTCTGTACTTGTCggataatattgatgatgatgatgatgataataataataataatataggtatatatacccagggtagccactttagttgagaaaactgttctcccagcgggccctgctattactgttaccccggctttagctgacctgcctaggcgctcaagcattcaaggaatttcttcccaccgggtacccatttatctcacctgggttgagtgcagcacaaagtggatgagtttcttgctgaaggaaattacgccatggctgggattcgaacccacgaccctctgttccaaagtcagaagactaatccactgggccataaCGCTCCATAATTTCTTTATTAAGAGAACATATTCTGAATTTTATTCCTGAAAAAAATATCTGTTTCTTATTTCTACCAAATATATCAAGAACCTGGAATTCCCAATATTGAACAAATTACCAAACATCAGGAAGTCGCAGGCGCTACAGGTTTTACAGTCACCTGGgatcctccttcttctcctccatGCGAGCCCACACACTATCAAATCCAGTATTATATTTATCAAGGCGATATGTGTGAGGATATACCCAGCCAGCCTCAATTAGGCCTAACTTCAGCAGGGTCTGTCAATGGATCAACCTTCACCTTCAACATTCTGGAGTTACGTCCAAACTCTGAATATATGGTGTTTGTGAGAGCCAAAACAAGCAGCGGCTACGGTAATTCCGATTCTCGAAAAGCTGTCACAGGACATTCATGTAagtattgtgtgtgtgtttgtgtgtgggaAGGGTGTCTGTGCATGTGTGTGGTGATTTGTGTGTTGATCCAGCTGAAGGGAGAGTGACGGTTTAAAAGGTAAGAATCTGTTCCTTACATATTTATTTGGATGTACACGAAAATGTGGGTGTGCGTGAGGGAGGGTGTGGCCCAGCAGGGCTGAGAATGTAGTGTGAATATGCCTGTGGGCAGGACCAATTATTGCCtattttttagatttatattcaaCTAAAAAAGAAACTGGTATTGATCTCCTATTGACTGCCCCAGAGAAAGAAACTTTATCCCTACTATTTGTAAAACACTATCATGTTCTTGTTTTACAAATGTGTGCGAATTTGAAAATTTAccttaaaaagaaatacatgcacAAAAAAAGCAACTCAAGACTACCAAAGTGTGTCGTCATCAGCATGAACAATTCTCTACatccaaatttggtgggaatggGTCCAAGATATATTCACATGAATACGTAATGAGCCCAATTGAACCGTGCCAATAACACATTGATTTCCTTTGGGCTATGTATTCTAGAGGTCATATTTTGGGCCCCTTTCCACCATGTTGACCGATTCTCACCAAACTTACATGTAAGTTGTACATGTTTTTCCATCATGCTCTGCTTAGGTATAGTATAAAATGCTGAAATGGATGaaaatgtgacatcatcacttTGGAACACCATAATTGTATAAAAGTTTAGGACAAAAGATTTGACATCAGATAGGACCAAGTCACATTTATCATCCACTGTATGCTGCGATACATAAAACCCATATGATTCTTCAAATTATGGACCTACTCGATTGAATCAACTCAAGAAGAAAGCttaccatcatgatcatgaacTAAATTGCACCTTCTCTTACCTTCTCTTAAAAAAGGAATCTTTCAAACTCTTAATTAGTCTTTTTTAACCTTATACAAAAATGATTATTGCACACACACATAAAGTTATAAGGTAGCAGGATGCTTTGTCTCGAAGAGAAAAAGGTAAATCAGAAATgcattgatttctttatttatagatCCATCTGGTCCTCCAACTAATGTCCATTCAACTGGCACCAGGAAACGAAGTATTACCTTTACTTGGGATAAACCAGATTGTGGTTATCGAAATGGACCAATTACCAGCTACGATGTTATCCTATCCAATTCAACAGGTAATGAAATCTTGGGGACGCTGAAAATTGATTAGAGTCTTCAGCGGTGCAATCAAAGAAATGTTTTTATGAGTGGGATCGACAAAAAATATATCCATGCCCTACATTATCATCACATGTGGGTTTCAAAAATGCCTGACAAGTCATCTTTTGCAGTCGAATTAGTGTGCAAGGCAATGCGTTTCAAATTTATGGATGTTTCCATCATTGAATCCTAGAAAAGTGGTGTTCGTCTAATCTGTTAGTATTCATTGAATTTCAATACTTGGAATCCCGTTTGTAAGCAATTTTCGTTACTATTTCAGGCCTATATATGACAAAGGCACAGATTGTCGAagaaaactttcttttgaaataatttatttcaggaacatgattttgattttcttttccttccctttccgAATAGATATTGTATATCTTTTGAAAACCTCCACAAATAGGGCACAATTGTTTTTCATCACCATGAATTGCTGTTGTCATACAAGTACtattttgaattgtttttaGTTATGATTTCTATATGCTAATACCTACGATCGACTTTATCAGTGGAATCTTGTTCATTTTCAGGAGGCTTAGTACATCAAAGTAATGTGTCGGATAGTACAAGACCCCAGACAACAATAGATGGCCTCATCCCATATTCAAATTACAGTATCAGAATCAGAGCATGGAACTATGAACTACCAGGGGCCAGTTATTCTCCAGAGTTTTGGGCACGGACTGAAGAAGCAAGTAAGACTAAACAAGAGTGAAATGCAAATTCTTTCTATTGGTATTGGTTTTATCCAATAATTTGAAGCTTTGGTAGGAACACATCAACTGTAGTCATGGATTGACTGTAACCATACATTACAAATATGTAAATGCCGCTATGCTGGTTTTGTATATTAGTAAACAACTGCATATTTTAACGCGGTTTCTGGTGCCcctagcctataatctaggcggaggctgcagttattgtctttgctgttatggTGAACGCAAGCGATACGTCTGATGTGGCAAAGACTACGAATTGTGAAGCGGCCATTTCACAATTCGTAGTCTTTGCCACATCAGACGTATAGCTTGCATtcagcataacagcaaagacaataactaAAGCCTCCGACTAAATTATAGGCTATGGTGCGCCTTATTAGTCAACTTATATGTGCGAATCATGCATGGCAGAGAACGGATGATGAAAAAAGGTGTTATGAAAGAAAAGATAACATTTCCTTTCATATTCATGTATGCCTTTA contains:
- the LOC135156045 gene encoding receptor-type tyrosine-protein phosphatase F-like, yielding MIRIVLLSNPAGIQEVIVIVLRNNQIQRLATPVDPSGPPTNILSTGTRKRSITFTWDKPDCGYRNGPITSYDVILSNSTGGLVHQSNVSDSTRPQTTIDGLIPYSNYSIRIRAWNYELPGASYSPEFWARTEEAKPGPPIRVNLPASDQESITVEWMSPNPPLGRIIGYYVLYWETDDSSVTPIVRNVSFTCGDGQCSDINQRFSVIIPDLRPDTNYSVQASLILDFTFISQFVVEAETILGVGNPSPDQPLIRLTSEGTPSAIESVSYTSFTHSLRFEWDEPSCENLHDDLKEYQYDLYDTDRNMYIRYQISVRVNYVLIPGLDACTNYRFRVRVVTATNNKSRWLMKFAQTNVSGPASVESLQTSSSITQIVVSWELSSSSLCSPDSFIIRYSLYQKLACPSPDTTPTEYEVSTTSTRYTLVGLEPYSRYSIAVIAVNGVGQSEPMTETTDTGPGAPSAIESVSHTSSTHSLRFEWDELSCENLHDDLKEYQYDLYDTDRNMYIRYQISVRVNYVLIPGLDACTNYRFRVRVVTATYNKSRWLMKFAQTNVSEPGIPNIEQITKHQEVAGATGFTVTWDPPSSPPCEPTHYQIQYYIYQGDMCEDIPSQPQLGLTSAGSVNGSTFTFNILELRPNSEYMVFVRAKTSSGYGNSDSRKAVTGHSYPSGPPTNVHSTGTRKRSITFTWDKPDCGYRNGPITSYDVILSNSTGGLVHQSNVSDSTRPQTTIDGLIPYSNYSIRIRAWNYELPGASYSPEFWARTEEAKPGPPIRVNLPASDQESITVEWMSPNPPLGRIIGYYVLYWETDDSSVTPIVRNVSFTCGDGQCSDINQRFSVIIPDLRPDTNYSVQASLILDFTFISQFVVIS